The genomic segment CTACATATGGTTTATCTCAATTTTTGAGAAGAATGCAATTAAGTAGATATTCCGATTATTATTTCTCATCTTTTTCTATTTTAGGGGTTAGAGGATCATTGAAAAATGTAAAAGCCCCAATAAATCTCAAAGGTAGAATTTTAGCTAAATCAGGAAGACTTAGTAACGTTAGATCTATTTCTGGTATTATATTAGGCAAAGATAAAATATTTAGTATTATTGTTAATAATAAGGAAAATTCGACGAAGAATATTATTAATATTTTATCAATAGTAGATAATACTAATTATTGTACTTAATTAGTATTTAGTTTCATAAGATCCTTAGCGATGAATTCAGGAACCATATGGCGAATCTCACCGCCAAATCTTGCGACTTCTTTAACTACTGAACTACTTAAAAAGCTATGGTGCGTTTCTGTCGCGAGAAAAATTGTTTCGTACTGATTATTTAAAGATCTGTTTGTATGAGCAACCTGTAGTTCATATTCAAAATCACTCATAGCTCTTAAGCCTCTTAAAATAAGATCAGCATTGTTTTCATGAGCACAATCAACAGTTAATCCTTTAAAAGCTATTGTTCTGCAACCTGGGATATCTTTTGTAGCATTTTTAATCTGCTCGATTCTTCTCTCGCACGAGAAAGTTGCCTTTTTTGATGGGTTTTCTAATACTGCAATGAGAACCTCTCCAAATAAATCACTTCCTCTTTGAATTAGATCAAGGTGCCCAAATGTTAATGGGTCGAAACTACCCGGATAAAGCGCCTTCATTGTTTTTTAGCTTTAAAAATGTCCATTTCTTTCATAGAATCACATATCTATAAACGTATCAAAGCGCATGACTCTCAATCAGGATGCAAAAAAAGTTCTTTTGCGCAAAATCCCTCATGGATTATTTATATGTGCAGTAAGAGAGGGTGATGAAATAAATGGTTTTACAGCTAGCTGGGTAACACAAGGTTCATTTACACCACCATTAGTTGTAATGGCTGTTCGTGCCGATGGATCTAGTCATGGAATTATTCAAAGAACAAAGATGTTTTCTTTAAATGTTTTGAGAGAAGATCAAAAGGACCTAGCAGCTGTGTTTTTTAAGCCTCAAAAAGGATTAGGAGGAAGATTTGAAGCTTGTAAATTCACTTATGGAGAATTAGGCATGCCGTTAATCGAAGATGTCATAGGTGGCGTTGAATGTGAAGTCATTTCAGGAGTCGAGCATGGAGATCACACAGTTTTCGTCGCTGAAGTAAAGAGTGCAGTATTGAATAAAGATGGATCTGCCTTAAATTTAGCGAGCACAGGTTGGAATTATGGTGGTTAATTTATCGAGACAAGTTCGGTGGAACTAACACCGTTAATAAGGGACAAGTCAAGATTATCGGATTTTTTAAAGGATATACCTAATGATCCTGGATGTTATTTGATGAAAGATGGTGAGGATAGATTGCTTTATGTTGGTAAATCTAAAAAGTTAAGGAATAGAGTTAGAAGTTATTTTCGTTCAGGTAATGAATTAAGTCCTAGAATATCTTTAATGGTGAGACAAGTTGCAGATATTGAATTGATTGTTACTGATAATGAAAGTGAAGCATTAACATTAGAATCAAATTTAATTAAATCTCATCAACCATATTTCAATGTTTTACTAAAAGATGATAAAAAGTATCCCTATGTTTGCATTACATGGGGTGATAAATATCCAAGAATATTTTTAACTAGAAAAAGGCGTCAACGACAATTAAAAGATAAATATTATGGTCCTTATGTAGATGTTTATTTACTTAGACAGACTCTATTTAGTATAAAAAAATTGTTTCCACTCAGGCAAAGAAGAATTCCACTTTATAAGGATAGAACATGCCTTAATTATTCAATTGGAAGATGTCCTGGTGTTTGTCAGGAAGAAATAAGTTCAGAAGATTATAAAAACACTTTAAAACGTGTTGAAATGATATTTCAAGGAAGAACAGATGAATTAAGAATATTATTAGAAAAACAAATGATTTCTTTTTCAGAGTCATTGAAATTTGAAGAGGCTGGATCAGTTAGAGATCAGCTTAAGGGTATAGATAGATTGTATGAATCTCAAAAGATGATTATTCCTGATTCATCTGTTTGTAGGGATATAATTGCAATGGCATCAGAAGAAAATATAAGCTCAGTACAAATTTTTCAAATGCGATCAGGTAAATTAATTGGTCGTTTAGGATATTTCTCAGATAATAGTAATTTTAATTCATCTCAAATACTTCAACAAGTAATAGAAAATCATTATTCAAATGTAGATCCTGTTGAAATCCCATCAGAAATATTAGTTCAACATCAACTTGTAAATAATATTTTAATTTCAGATTGGCTTAGTGAAATAAAAAAACAAAAAGTTAATATAAATGTTCCTAAAAGATCTAGAAAAGCAGAGATTATTAAACTCGTAGAAAAAAATGCTAATTTAGAATTACAAAGAATTAAACAATCTCAGGATAAGAATTTAGTTGAACTTGATGATCTGACTAATATCCTTGATTTAGAAAATATTCCAAAGAGAATTGAATGTTATGACATAAGCCATATCCAAGGAAGTGATGCTGTTGCATCACAAGTAGTATTTATTGATGGTATTGCGGCAAGGCAACACTATAGAAGATATAAAATTAAAAGCCCGAATATAAAAATTGGTCATAGCGACGATTTCGAATCAATGGCTGAAGTGATAACTAGAAGATTTAGAAGATGGGCTCGTTTTAAAGAAGAAGGTGGAGATATTGATGCCCTATTAAGTAATGAAAGCAGTGTTCTTGATAATCTGAATTTAAATGACTGGCCAGATCTCGTTGTGATAGATGGAGGTAAAGGTCAATTAAGTTCTGTCGTAGCAGCTCTTGAGGGCCTGAAACTTGATCAAAATTTAAATGTCATTTCTTTAGCAAAAAAGAAGGAGGAAGTTTTCATTCCGAAGGTTAAACAATCATTAGTTACCGAATCAAATCAACCAGGAATGCTTTTGCTAAGGAGACTGAGAGATGAGGCTCATAGATTTGCAATTACTTTTCATAGACAAAAAAGGAGTCAACGGATGAAACGTTCTCAGTTAAATGAAATACCGGGTCTTGGACCTCAAAGAATAAAATTATTGCTTGAGCATTTCAGGTCAATTGAGGCAATTCAAATGGCTACTTTTTCTGAACTTTCATCAACACCAGGCTTAGGCAGATCAACTGCTGTTGTTATTAGAAACTATTTTCATCCCGATAAAAATATATAATCTATTTTTAAATTATTAACTATTTAGCGACATCTAATCTTTATTAGAGTAATGTATAGAGTGATATGAACGTACCTAACATTTGATTTAGTATGAATTTTTCGCCAGAGACATATTTATGGTTTAAATCATTTCATATTATCGGCGTAGTTGTTTGGTTTGCAGGTTTATTTTATTTAGTTAGATTATTTATTTACCATGTTGAAGTACAAACTCAGAAAGAGGAAATTAGGGAAGTTTTTAATAAGCAATATACTTTAATGGAGAAAAGGTTAGCTAATATAATTACCACTCCAGGAATGGTATTGGCTGTTATAATGGCAACTGGTCTATTATATATGCAGCCTTCTTATCTATCGCAAGCATGGATGCAAGTTAAATTATTATTTGTATTATTTCTACTTATATATCATTTTTATTGTTATAGAATTATGAATCAATTAACTAATAATCAGTTCAATTTTAGTGGTCAGCAACTCCGAGCATTGAATGAGTTGCCAACACTACTGTTGGTAGTTGTTGTAATGCTTGTTGTATTTAAAAACCAATTCCCAACAAGTGCTGCAAGTTGGTTGATCTTTGGGTTAATACTTTTTATGGCGGCAAGTATACAATTTTATGCCAAATGGCGCAGGAACAAGAAACAACTTACTTAGTTAATATGATTAATAAGGATTTTCTTTGTATAAAAAATATAATCAAATCTGTTACTAAAGATAGTTGTCCAAATTCTATTAACTTTCATATGCATTCAACTTATAGTGATGGAAGTTTGTCTCCTATAGAAATCTATAATCAAGCTTTAGAACTAAATATTGATCATTATGCAATTACAGATCATCATTCAGTTGATGCATATCTTGAATTAGTTAAAATTATTGAATCTGATTATCTTGATAGTTCATTTTTTCCAAAACTTTGGACTGGTATAGAAATTACCTGTTTATTAAAAGGATGTTTAGTCCATGTTTTAGGGCTTGGATTTGATCCTAGCTCTAAACACTTATTACCTTATGTTGAACATAGATCTGCTATTGGTAATGAATTACTAGCATCAAATGTAGTTGATTCGATACACAATGCGAATGGAATTGCTGTTTTAGCTCATCCTGCAAGATATAAGCTTCCATTTGATATTTTAATTAATGAAGCATCAAAGCTTAATTTTGATGCTGTTGAAACTTGGTACAACTACGAAAGAGCACCTATTTGGATCCCGTCAGAGTTTATTTGCGATAAAATATTTGATTGTGCAAATTCTTATTCATTGTTATCAACATGTGGAACAGATACTCATGGATTATCTCTTTTAAGACGCTGATTTATTATTTCTTCTATTGGAATTAAATTTTTCAATTTTACTGTCTATATCAGATAAAGCAGATTTAATAGATGCTATTTCTTCATTAGTTGCATCTGTCCAAAGCTTTCGATTTGATGCTTCTAGTAGTCTTTCAGCGATATCTCTTAATGCCCATGGATTGTTATCAATAATAAATTTTCTTGTCTTTTCATCTACCAACCAATTATTTGCAATTGACTCATAACACCAGTTAGGAACAAGGTTAGTTGTTGCATCAAAAGAGAATAAATAGTCAAGGCTTGCTGACATCTCGAAAGCTCCTTTATAGCCATGTTGTTTCATTCCCTCAAGCCATTTTGGATTTAATAACCTACTCCTAACAACCTTATCTATTTCTTTTGAAAGTTTATGTATTCTTGGTCGTTGATATCTAGAATTATCTGCAAAATAAGCTTGTGGATTGTTACCACTAGTTTTCTTTACAGCAGAGATTAAGCCACCCTGAAATTGATAGTAATCATCTGAATCGAGTATGTCGTGCTCTCTATTATCTTGACTATGTAGTACTACTTTTACTTTTGATAAATTATATTCCAACCCTTTTTTGTCTTTAACAATATTGTTTGAACCTTCATATCGCCATTTACTCCATTCTATAAATGCATTAGCCAGTTCAGATTGATGATCCCATGAGCCATTATTGATAATTTCTTGCAAACCTGCTCCATATGATCCAGGTGCTGATCCATATATTCTTGAGTCGGTTTTTCCATTTCTATAAGACTCAGCAAGGGGATTAATTGCATTGGGCTCATTTAAGTTCCCAATAAGGTTTTGTCCTCTTCGTATTAATTCAATGATTTGTGGGAATGCATCCCTAAATAAACCAGATATTCTTAATGTGACGTCGACTCTGGGCCTATTTAAAACACTCATGGGAATGACTTCAACGTCCACAACTCTTCTTAAAGTTCCATCCCATATAGGCATTAGACCCATAAGTGCAAATAGTTGACAAATATCTTCTCCTCCATTTCTCATGGTTGAAGTTCCCCATATTGAAATAGCGAGATGTAAAAGGTGCTCTCCATTTTC from the Prochlorococcus marinus str. NATL2A genome contains:
- a CDS encoding flavin reductase family protein, with the translated sequence MTLNQDAKKVLLRKIPHGLFICAVREGDEINGFTASWVTQGSFTPPLVVMAVRADGSSHGIIQRTKMFSLNVLREDQKDLAAVFFKPQKGLGGRFEACKFTYGELGMPLIEDVIGGVECEVISGVEHGDHTVFVAEVKSAVLNKDGSALNLASTGWNYGG
- the uvrC gene encoding excinuclease ABC subunit UvrC — encoded protein: MELTPLIRDKSRLSDFLKDIPNDPGCYLMKDGEDRLLYVGKSKKLRNRVRSYFRSGNELSPRISLMVRQVADIELIVTDNESEALTLESNLIKSHQPYFNVLLKDDKKYPYVCITWGDKYPRIFLTRKRRQRQLKDKYYGPYVDVYLLRQTLFSIKKLFPLRQRRIPLYKDRTCLNYSIGRCPGVCQEEISSEDYKNTLKRVEMIFQGRTDELRILLEKQMISFSESLKFEEAGSVRDQLKGIDRLYESQKMIIPDSSVCRDIIAMASEENISSVQIFQMRSGKLIGRLGYFSDNSNFNSSQILQQVIENHYSNVDPVEIPSEILVQHQLVNNILISDWLSEIKKQKVNINVPKRSRKAEIIKLVEKNANLELQRIKQSQDKNLVELDDLTNILDLENIPKRIECYDISHIQGSDAVASQVVFIDGIAARQHYRRYKIKSPNIKIGHSDDFESMAEVITRRFRRWARFKEEGGDIDALLSNESSVLDNLNLNDWPDLVVIDGGKGQLSSVVAALEGLKLDQNLNVISLAKKKEEVFIPKVKQSLVTESNQPGMLLLRRLRDEAHRFAITFHRQKRSQRMKRSQLNEIPGLGPQRIKLLLEHFRSIEAIQMATFSELSSTPGLGRSTAVVIRNYFHPDKNI
- a CDS encoding PHP domain-containing protein, with product MAQEQETTYLVNMINKDFLCIKNIIKSVTKDSCPNSINFHMHSTYSDGSLSPIEIYNQALELNIDHYAITDHHSVDAYLELVKIIESDYLDSSFFPKLWTGIEITCLLKGCLVHVLGLGFDPSSKHLLPYVEHRSAIGNELLASNVVDSIHNANGIAVLAHPARYKLPFDILINEASKLNFDAVETWYNYERAPIWIPSEFICDKIFDCANSYSLLSTCGTDTHGLSLLRR
- the coaD gene encoding pantetheine-phosphate adenylyltransferase yields the protein MKALYPGSFDPLTFGHLDLIQRGSDLFGEVLIAVLENPSKKATFSCERRIEQIKNATKDIPGCRTIAFKGLTVDCAHENNADLILRGLRAMSDFEYELQVAHTNRSLNNQYETIFLATETHHSFLSSSVVKEVARFGGEIRHMVPEFIAKDLMKLNTN
- the hemJ gene encoding protoporphyrinogen oxidase HemJ, producing the protein MNFSPETYLWFKSFHIIGVVVWFAGLFYLVRLFIYHVEVQTQKEEIREVFNKQYTLMEKRLANIITTPGMVLAVIMATGLLYMQPSYLSQAWMQVKLLFVLFLLIYHFYCYRIMNQLTNNQFNFSGQQLRALNELPTLLLVVVVMLVVFKNQFPTSAASWLIFGLILFMAASIQFYAKWRRNKKQLT